A segment of the Cinclus cinclus chromosome 3, bCinCin1.1, whole genome shotgun sequence genome:
TATGTGATGCAGTGTTAGGAGACCCAAGtctgattttcaaaagcattctAAGTACTTTTAAATTAGTGGTGACACTTGTTTTTTTGCCAATGTCAGTGTAACAATAGGGTTGTGTGCATATTTCATTTCAGCTGAGAATATTTTCTGCTGACTTTTTATTAGCTGGTGGTTGAGGGCGATTCAATTTTTACTGTGTATGTTTATAGTTGCCTGATCTGAAAGATGCTGAAGCAGTTCAGAAGTTTTTCCTTGAGGAGATTCAGCTTGGAGAGGAATTACTAGCTCAAGgtaataatatttcttttccaaagggtaagctgcagatttttttttctctacctttgttacaatattatttttatacatcAAGACACTCTGGGGAGTCAAATTCCTCTAAGAAAATCTGCTTATTTATTTCTAGCCTTGTGTGTTCAGAAAGTCCATAGTGGAAGGAGAAGAGCTTAATATGGGTTGATTCACCATAATTTAGTCCACTCTTGGTGGATGTTTTGTGTAAATGTTACAGTGTGGAAGATGGTTGATTTTTAAAACGTTATAATTTGTCACACAGGTGAATATGAAAAAGGTGTTGATCACTTGACCAATGCCATTGCTGTGTgtgggcagccacagcagctaCTACAAGTTCTACAGCAGACTCTTCCACCACCAGTGTTTCAAATGCTTCTAACTAAGCTCCCTACAATAAGCCAGGTATGTGAAACATTCCCTGTTCATCTGGTttggaaaaaattgaaatacttTATCCACTACACCAGTCTTGAGTATCATGTTTTGTaatctgttgtttttttaatatgttcaGTCAGATTAAAagaagctctttttttttcacctgcgATGTAGAACAGTGAATATGAAAATCATCATGTAGCATTATTAGCAACCTggataaaatagaaatacaaaacTTCATTTGTGTGTAGGGTATGCTAAGCTCTTGAAGTAGAGCATCTGACCACAGCTATGGTATTATAAGTGGATCCAGTGTTTCCCAAATACAGGCTGGGAGGAATGGAAAAACAGTAACTTTATTGCACTGGGtcttgagattattttttttaattttacatttttagaaGTGTGTGTAAATGCTATGGAAGTTCATCAAAATAAATCTGTTGTTTTGGCTACCCTGTTGCTTCTGGGTTCAGCTTTAGACACAAGATGTTAGCTAGCACTGGAACCCGTGACAATTTTGGAAGCTTGAGAGTTTCCCTGATGATAAAAGTGTTAGTAGCTCTATAAATAAAATGCCCTCCCATTTTAGTCTGAGTACTGAGTGGGTAATGTTAATATGCTGGCAGGTGAGTCTGTTGTAAAATAAATGATATGTTTTATGTTCTTGGAAGTACAAGGGGACTCCCTAACAGTGTTACCTGACATAAAGCAGAGATTCAGTGCTGGTGATCAGTTGGCTCTTACAGCTCAGGCCTGGTAACATTTCAGGTCCATATACTCTGTAGTAACACTGGAAAGTGTCAGGTGTAAGAGATGTAAGAGTTGGGGAAATGATTGAACAAAAAGGTTTCCTAAGAGAACAATGCCAGAAACCACACAGAGGTCATCACGTGAAGTTATTAGGATATTGTTTATCTGACTTTGGCTTTGTTAGGTATTGCACTGTATGTGATTTCTGTGGAACTGACTTTCAAACTTAAATCAAATGGATCACCATTTTTAACTTTAATCGGTTTGTTCAGTAGTTACACTCCTTAATGTTCAGTGTAAAATTACATTGCTTGATAATCAGTTGCCTACTGTCAATTTTATGTAATTGTGAATGAGTTTTTCTCCTTCTTACAGAGAATTGTTAATGCACAGTGCTTGGCTGAAGATGATGTTGAATGAGGTCACACCACAACGGGGGGAAAAGAGTTTTTGTACCCCAGAAGATGAGCATCAGTAGGGGGATAACGGGGCATAGTAGTTAATGGACTGTGTACCACATCGGGTTCTACCAGAGTTAAAATTAACTTTGTGTAGGTGGGTTTCGcaggattttatttattatccCAGTGAAAAGTGTATTTTGATAAGAATTCATTTTATAAATACACTGTGTTGAGTTATCAAAATATCACTAACTTCATTATTATTAAGATACGCAGTTGTAATGTTGTACATATACAGACATAAAACTACAACCTATTAAAAACCCAATGctcatttttgaaaaaaacGAAGTTATGGCAATAAAGATTTATCTCCACTTGTGTGTCCCTATAGTACTACTTTAAAAGCCAGAATATTTGGGTGTCAGAGCAAATGATCTAAAGATGGCaacattaaaatttatttttaatgttatggCTGGTCTTCCAATGCTTTTAATTAAGTTTAAAACCTTGTATAATttcctcagaaaataaatatatgatcATTTAAACAGTAATAGATCACCTTAGAAGGAGATGCAAATTGCAATGATAATAAATGACTGGCTGCAGAAAGAATGACAAATCCATTTCTGTCAGGAACAAAAACATGTAAAGTGATCAGTTCAAAATTACTGGCAAACTTGAAAGCTCTTTTAATACAGGTGTCTAAAACAAAGCTGTTTGGAATAGAACCTGGGCAGATTTTAAGAGCACAaaggttgggattttttggaaagCCTGAAATGTTGCAAGATAGACAGTTGATATTTCAGTCTGTAGTCTTCAAGACCATAGCAAATGGTTCTTAACAGTCTCTTAAAGGCATTtgtcttaagaaaaaaattgcactgATAAGGTAAGACAATTATATCCCTAGAGTAAATAGCAAAAACTAATGGAATTAGATGTACGATTTCAGTGTGGTGTGGTGAATTTTCCTTTGCCAATGGAAAAGAGACAAACAATATACAGCAGGCTCAAGTGAGTAGGAGAAGTCTACTTAGGAAAACAAGTTTTTCATGGGTAGGATCTTCTAAATGTCAAAACAGACTGccttctgctcttctctgggTTTGTGCTATCAGCAGTCAGGTGGcaaaagaaacaattaaaaatgtaGCTTTATTTGTTTGGTACAGTGACTGATTTTTAACTTGAGAATGCTTTGAGGTGTCTCATACCAACTGACAATACTAATGATGCTGCTAGATTAATAGTAAGGTATTAGGTGGCACAATCTAGTAGAAGTGAGATACTTTGAGAGCACTCTAGCCAACTGTGTCTCATTTCAGTCTTGTGCAAGTTTCTTCAAAGGCATCATTGGTTCTCCTCAGTGGTTCAGGAATTGCCTCACACAGGATTTTTGAGAGGTTAAGTGGATAGCTGATGGTGACCTAGCAGTCAATACCTGGGTTTGGGAGTGGAAATGGCTCTTACTGAGTCATTCTGCTGAGATGGTTTGCTATGGAATTGGTATTTTCCCCTTAGGCCCTAGAAAACATTAATTCCAAAGGTTTGAGGTGCTATTGAAATTTTCTGTAATGTGATAAATAATGTAGTTAGTGGCTGGTATCAACAAACATGTCTTAAACATCTGGATGTAGTTTAATCTTTGTGCTTGAATTGTTTAGGTAGCATAAGGTAAAAGCAAAATGCAGTAGCCATATTCTTCAGGAGACAGTGGCCAgcatgcttttttccttttaatttattttacaggGACAAAGTTATTTTGCacttaataaaaatactgtgataTTACAGAAGGTTCTGATTTTAATGAGGCTTTTTGAAggagttttccttttcccttctaaCACTTAAAAGTAAAAAGTAGGAATTCTTAGGTTATGTTGAGAGATTAGCATTTTTACCTTCTGTTTTGCTGGTCACTTCAGCATATCTTTTTAGTTCAGCTTTTAACATTGTTTTAAGGTCCTGCttgaaaaacaaacccaaacagcaCAAGACAAAAGTAGCACCCTTCTGTCAAACCTGAGCATTTTTCTGTACTCTTTGGTAGAATGACAATTGAATTTCCAAATTTGAATTTCGATTTACATTTTAGCTTACAGCAAAGCTCTCCTTTGCTGAGCTGTGTTTCAGCAAACCTGGGTGTCAAGTCTGGTTTTAATGGAAGGCTTGCTGACAGTCTCATTATGTCTATAAATGATATTTGCTGTAATAAGCATCATAGACACACATATTGCTCTAACATTCTTAATTTTCTTGAGCCTGCAAAGTTAGATCCAAAGAAAATTTAAGATAGCTTAGGTTTAAATGTAGTCTTAAATGCAAGTTTATTCTCATATCTGACGACCCAGAAGTACCTGGTTAGTATGCTAGACTAAGCTCTGATGCCTATTTTGAGTGCCTTGAGTGGAATGCTGAATGTTTTTAACAAGACTTGAATTTTCTTCTCCCCAAATGTCCCAGTGAAGCTAATACTGTACAATTGTGAAGACTTGGAAAATACTGTCTAGAATGCAAATTTGCTGTTGCTCCAGGAGTGGCAGGCTGACGGAGGTATAGCTTAGCCCACACATTCCACAGATGTTTCAGACTCAAGCAAAGACGCTGCTTTCAGACACCAGCAAAGTGCAGGTCATCAGAAACATGGTGGTAATGATGGGTGTTTCTGCATCAGCAGTAGTAATGCCACTGCATTAGCTGTGCATAGTGCTGTGTATTTCTTTTCACttgtgcaaatgaaaaaaatgtggaagtAATCCACAATTCCAGTTGTGGATTTGCTGATATGGAGCTCACAGCTGTTGGAGAATATGACTGGTAATCTTACTTTACTGCAGGTTAAACTACTGTTTACTGTTCCTTCTCCCTGGAAGAGCCATTTTCCCTTCTGTACTTCTCCAAGAACAAGGCATTTGTTTTCAGCACTGAAaggatttcttttaaagaaactgaGAGGTCTGTTAGTTTTATGTTGGGTAGTCTTCTGTCGTTGGTTAAGAGCTTCTTGGGCAGTTTTTATAGAAAAATCCCCACCCAGCTAGTTTCATTATCATGCAGGACTACCTTTGATGTGTCACATTTAAGTTTTCTAGATAATGGAATCGAATCCAAAACCAGAGTGGTCAGACACACTGAATCATCTGGCACTAATTTCCTTTCCCTGGGGAATGATACAATATTATTGTTGCCCTTAACATGAAAAATTGAGaagtcccagccctgctgtgtaGGAGGCCAGCCAGCCATCATCAAAGTAAAGCTCCAGCTATTTATGCACTCAGAAGAATCTTTCTAAAGTTTCATTTGTGCATCTGTTGATGGTGTGTTTAAAGCCCCTTAGGCTGAACAGTGGCCCTACGTGACTGTTGTGTTACAGTTAACATGAGTTAAACATCAAGGGGATCTTTGAAGTAGTCACTAAGTGCTTTTAGTGATTGTTTCAAAGACATGTTGTGCTGCACACCCATGCTTCCGTGTTCTTAAAAGTATGGACATAAAAAGGGGtgctctgaaaagaaagaaaaattccacaaggcTTCTGCTGTACCcaagttttggtttggtttttagttAGTGTGTTTACACTGACCTGCATAGCTCACAGTATTCTCTGTGCACTGACCAAAAGCCTGTTGCAAAAAGCTGAAACTTGTGCTTTGTTCACAAGGACTGGGCTTGCTTTCATCAGAGGCGCTCCAGAAACTGAATTAGTCTGGGTAACAGTACctgttttctgcatttgtaCCAAACTTGaacatccccaaaaaaatgTGGATATCTTATGCTGTTCTTACAGGGCAGAATTTGCCACATCCGGTGTATGAATGTTTTGAGTGAAGCTGTAGAAAACAGCCcttctgtgttattttttctACCAAACTGTCCAACGTTCTGGCACTAGATAATGTGCAGCTTTTTCAAAGTACAGTGGTTTCCATGtgttcttgaaaagaaaatccaggttctcttcttctttccctgcAGTAGGGGCTagttttaaagaatatttaCTGGACATCTTTTGATGA
Coding sequences within it:
- the TOMM20 gene encoding mitochondrial import receptor subunit TOM20 homolog, whose product is MMVGRTSAIAAGLCGALFIGYCIYFDRKRRSDPNFKNRLRERRRKQKLAKERAGLSKLPDLKDAEAVQKFFLEEIQLGEELLAQGEYEKGVDHLTNAIAVCGQPQQLLQVLQQTLPPPVFQMLLTKLPTISQRIVNAQCLAEDDVE